One Rosa chinensis cultivar Old Blush chromosome 5, RchiOBHm-V2, whole genome shotgun sequence genomic region harbors:
- the LOC112203443 gene encoding uncharacterized protein LOC112203443, which translates to MNSNWFSQWNERQREDEEDEEYNAQRRRNTTQVMAEAASWLATNPLQQQPQWGGSVPGRATRHRSREVANEKLLNDYFVDDPVYPAETFRRRYRMRREVFLRMLEHVQTAYPYFRQSQDCAGSPGFSPH; encoded by the coding sequence aTGAATTCGAACTGGTTTTCTCAGTGGAATGAGAGGCAACGTGAagatgaggaagatgaagaatatAATGCACAGAGGCGAAGAAATACAACACAAGTTATGGCAGAAGCAGCTAGCTGGTTGGCTACTAACCCACTTCAACAACAACCTCAATGGGGTGGTTCTGTTCCAGGCCGCGCTACCCGTCATCGATCACGTGAGGTAGCTAATGAAAAATTGTTAAATGATTACTTCGTAGATGACCCTGTGTATCCTGCCGAAACTTTTAGACGACGTTACAGGATGAGGCGTGAAGTGTTCCTCCGCATGTTAGAGCATGTCCAGACGGCGTATCCATACTTTAGGCAGTCACAAGATTGTGCTGGGAGTCCAGGATTCTCACCTCACTAG
- the LOC112203444 gene encoding F-box/FBD/LRR-repeat protein At5g56420, whose product MDLDSKRQAIAEDRISALPDAILCHILSYFEPEYRKCAVRTCILSKRWKNIWPYVLNLYLNYEDFSSSADFIAFVDRALLIRDSLSIQKFHLHCNSCQAEDFPRIDSWIRSAIRCKVIELYLSVDSDREDMFELPESLLTCETLMVWKLWSNYIIKIPKAGCYPSLKSLDVEFMHPSLFNPDNDLERLDVQEDFLSNYVFVNTTSLVEANIHSSVKRARKFLAGISSVKCLTISSSFSMACSAAAFDNLRELKVVLEMDYFKWKCKKAKEVFADVLRWSPPEFVPNCLLSHLKTICIKGFKGKGFFGYQDEKEVVKYLLKNGQVLQRMAIYSPGLSRSAEEALHEEFSTLERDSNTCQIELVTEIACWCP is encoded by the exons ATGGATTTGGATTCTAAGAGGCAAGCAATAGCTGAAGATAGGATCAGTGCATTACCAGATGCAATTCTATGTCACATACTTTCCTACTTTGAACCGGAATATAGAAAATGTGCTGTCCGAACCTGCATTTTGTCCAAAAGGTGGAAGAACATATGGCCTTATGTTCTCAATCTCTACTTAAACTATGAAGATTTCTCCTCCTCTGCTGATTTTATAGCGTTTGTTGACCGTGCACTTCTCATTCGTGACTCATTATCCATTCAAAAGTTTCATCTTCATTGCAACAGTTGTCAAGCTGAGGATTTCCCACGCATTGATAGTTGGATTCGCAGTGCCATCAGGTGTAAGGTTATAGAACTATATCTTTCTGTTGATTCAGATAGAGAAGATATGTTTGAGTTGCCTGAAAGCCTTTTGACTTGCGAAACACTCATGGTTTGGAAGCTCTGGtcaaattacattatcaaaattcctAAAGCAGGGTGTTACCCAAGTCTCAAGTCTTTAGATGTTGAGTTTATGCATCCTAGTCTCTTCAATCCAGATAATGAT CTTGAAAGGCTTGATGTCCAGGAGGACTTTTTGTCAAATTATGTCTTCGTGAATACAACATCCCTAGTGGAGGCCAATATTCATTCCTCTGTGAAACGTGCAAGAAAGTTTCTGGCTGGAATTTCCAGTGTTAAATGCCTGACtatttcatcttctttctctATG GCTTGTTCTGCGGCTGCTTTTGATAATTTGCGTGAGTTGAAGGTGGTTCTTGAGATGGACTATTTTAAGTGGA AGTGTAAAAAAGCTAAAGAAGTTTTTGCAGACGTACTGCGTTGGAGTCCACCAGAGTTTGTGCCGAACTGTTTGCTGTCACACCTCAAGACCATCTGCATAAAGGGGTTCAAGGGAAAGGGATTCTTTGGATATCAAGATGAGAAGGAAGTGGTTAAGTACTTGTTAAAGAATGGCCAAGTTTTGCAGAGGATGGCTATTTATTCTCCTGGTCTTTCTAGGAGTGCAGAAGAGGCGTTGCATGAGGAATTTTCAACTCTCGAAAGGGATTCAAACACTTGTCAAATTGAGCTCGTCACAGAGATTGCTTGTTGGTGTCCGTGA
- the LOC112203442 gene encoding uncharacterized protein LOC112203442, translating into MLATACCADSLDESFRMPESTAIENLSRFCGTIVTIYQERYLRAPTTEDLDMLLQRAERRGFPGMIGSLDCMHWQWKNCPVGWQGSFRGKSKKPTIVLEAVAGPDTWIWHAFFGIPGAQNDLTVLGRSPLFDAVTAGQSPHLNYYMNGTPYEFGYYLADGIYPKWATLVQSIRQPENEQEEYFSTKQEAYRKDVERAFGILQARFAIIRQPARGWDKDSLSTIMLACIILHNMIVEDERDNYYNDESDDDEPNPNRSRRARARIYDGPNLPLDPRTGQITMVEYMSRYRRVRSQIGNSNLRKDLVKHVWSRRGQGRQG; encoded by the coding sequence ATGCTAGCCACTGCATGCTGTGCTGATTCCTTAGATGAATCCTTCCGTATGCCGGAATCAACAGCCATTGAGAATCTTAGTCGATTTTGCGGTACCATTGTCACCATTTATCAAGAACGCTACCTTCGGGCTCCTACAACAGAGGATCTAGATATGCTCCTACAAAGAGCCGAGCGACGAGGGTTTCCTGGAATGATAGGTTCGCTTGACTGTATGCATTGGCAGTGGAAGAATTGTCCAGTGGGATGGCAGGGTAGCTTTAGAGGCAAATCAAAAAAGCCAACCATTGTTCTCGAAGCTGTGGCAGGTCCCGACACCTGGATCTGGCATGCTTTCTTTGGAATTCCGGGAGCTCAAAATGACCTCACTGTTCTCGGACGCTCCCCTTTGTTTGATGCTGTCACAGCAGGTCAGTCACCACATCTTAACTACTATATGAACGGGACTCCTTATGAGTTTGGGTACTACCTTGCTGATGGTATTTACCCTAAATGGGCGACGCTGGTGCAATCTATTAGACAACCTGAGAATGAACAGGAGGAGTATTTTTCCACAAAACAGGAGGCGTACCGCAAGGATGTTGAAAGGGCATTTGGAATTCTACAAGCACGATTTGCAATAATTAGGCAACCTGCAAGAGGTTGGGATAAGGATTCATTATCAACAATCATGTTGGCTTGCATAATACTTCATAACATGATTGTGGAGGATGAGCGAGATAACTACTATAATGATGAGTCTGATGATGATGAACCAAACCCAAATAGGTCAAGGAGAGCTCGAGCAAGAATATATGATGGCCCAAACTTACCTCTTGATCCAAGAACCGGGCAAATTACAATGGTCGAATACATGTCTCGTTACCGAAGGGTACGCTCTCAAATTGGAAATAGTAATCTGCGAAAAGATCTTGTCAAACATGTTTGGTCAAGAAGAGGACAAGGAAGACAAGGCTAG
- the LOC112164774 gene encoding F-box/LRR-repeat protein At4g14103, producing the protein MNSKSKRQLSVPDRISGLPDALLWHILSFVETLDAVRTCVLSTRWKNIWASVPTLDFDQTSFHDPDKFWAFVDYVLLFRHSLNIKKFRIYMKGKDVDHSRINAWINTAIRRNVVELDLLAGHPFLSKLVELPKSLFMCKTLVILRLRSQFITNIPASGCFPSLKFLHVTFYSNVIESMRELFSNCPILEDLTVDGLLLYGVSLNLNISVPALKTLRIWFDKDGDDNGASSYFINCPKLENLDVIEEFSSTYCWGKAKSLVKASICLPQHCSNRQPSFYRVKSLLAGISSVTDLCLSAHCFEVGSLPAYENLRRLKLVIQDCFCWELLTKLLKRSPILESLVLECEVGGCPQEDSDNDEGSVYEEDSESEEGSEHEEGSENEKRSDHEEGSVNEQGSEHQWNPPDCVPKCCLLHLKIVSIRGFMGERDELEVAKYLLKYGQVLNKMTISMDHLDVNEKEKIYKEFLMVPRGSRTSIVEFI; encoded by the exons ATGAATTCGAAATCAAAGCGTCAGTTGAGTGTTCCAGATAGGATCAGTGGGTTACCAGATGCACTTCTTTGGCACATACTTTCGTTTGTTGAAACACTAGATGCTGTGAGGACCTGTGTTCTGTCTACAAGATGGAAGAACATATGGGCGTCTGTTCCCACCTTAGATTTTGACCAGACAAGTTTTCATGACCCTGATAAATTTTGGGCATTTGTTGATTATGTACTTCTATTCCGTCACTCATTGAATATCAAAAAATTTCGGATTTATATGAAGGGCAAGGATGTGGACCACTCTCGTATTAATGCTTGGATCAACACTGCCATTAGGCGCAATGTTGTTGAACTTGATCTCTTAGCTGGGCATCCATTTCTATCCAAGCTTGTTGAGTTGCCTAAAAGCCTCTTCATGTGTAAAACACTGGTAATCTTGAGGTTGAGATCACAATTTATTACCAATATTCCTGCATCAGGGTGCTTCCCGAGTCTGAAGTTCCTCCATGTTACATTTTATTCAAATGTTATTGAATCAATGCGTGAGCTTTTCTCCAACTGTCCAATACTTGAAGATTTGACTGTGGATGGTCTTCTTCTATACGGTGTTTCCTTGAATTTAAACATTTCTGTCCCTGCACTGAAGACGTTAAGAATATGGTTTGATAAAGATGGTGATGATAATGGTGCCAGCAGCTATTTTATTAATTGCCCAAAGCTTGAAAATCTTGATGTGATAGAGGAGTTTTCATCAACATATTGTTGGGGGAAAGCAAAATCCCTAGTCAAAGCCAGTATTTGTCTACCTCAGCATTGTTCAAATCGACAGCCTAGTTTTTACCGTGTGAAATCACTTTTGGCAGGAATATCCAGTGTTACAGATTTATGTCTTTCAGCTCATTGTTTTGAG GTTGGTTCTCTGCCTGCTTATGAAAATTTGAGACGGTTGAAGCTGGTGATTCAAGATTGCTTTTGCTGGGAGTTGCTTACAAAGTTACTCAAAAGATCACCTATCCTGGAGTCTCTTGTCTTAGAATGTGAA GTCGGCGGTTGTCCTCAGGAAGACTCTGATAATGACGAAGGGTCAGTGTATGAAGAAGACTCCGAGAGTGAAGAGGGCTCTGAGCATGAAGAGGGTTCAGAGAATGAAAAAAGGTCAGATCATGAAGAAGGCTCAGTGAATGAACAAGGGTCAGAGCATCAATGGAATCCTCCAGATTGTGTGCCTAAATGTTGTTTGTTACACCTCAAGATTGTCTCCATAAGGGGATTCATGGGAGAACGTGATGAGTTGGAAGTGGCAAAGTACTTGCTGAAGTATGGTCAAGTTTTGAATAAGATGACTATATCTATGGATCATCTTGATGTTAATGAAAAAGAGAAGATTTACAAGGAGTTTTTAATGGTTCCAAGGGGTTCAAGAACTAGTATAGTTGAATTTATCTAG